In Allomuricauda ruestringensis DSM 13258, the following proteins share a genomic window:
- a CDS encoding DUF2853 family protein: protein MSKRDELIEKYAEDIKSKFGQTPDMDLLTKVAVGLGPAIYNLDASKVSGSDEKELETVKNNFLVKKLGLAETPALMESINSVIDAYGKSEKNKHRAVIYYMLTKHFGKESVYN from the coding sequence ATGAGCAAAAGAGACGAGTTGATCGAAAAGTACGCAGAAGACATCAAAAGCAAATTCGGACAAACACCAGACATGGATTTGTTGACCAAAGTAGCTGTAGGACTGGGACCTGCAATTTATAATTTAGATGCCTCCAAGGTTTCAGGTTCTGATGAGAAAGAACTGGAGACGGTAAAGAACAATTTTTTGGTCAAAAAATTGGGGCTTGCCGAGACACCCGCATTGATGGAATCTATCAATAGTGTTATTGATGCGTATGGAAAGTCTGAAAAGAATAAACATCGTGCTGTAATTTATTATATGTTGACCAAGCACTTTGGAAAAGAATCGGTTTATAATTAA
- the menA gene encoding 1,4-dihydroxy-2-naphthoate octaprenyltransferase → MGNTKAWVQAARLRTLPLSLSGIIVGTALAMIEGQFELPIFILALLTTVGFQVTSNFANDYGDGVKGTDNEDRIGPARAIQSGTITKKALKKGIVVSIIISLLIALALIYLAFGLENLPYILLFLLLGLLSIWAAITYTVGSNAYGYRGMGDLFVFLFFGLLGVLGSMFLYTKSLGWSSLLPAISIGLLCVAVLNLNNLRDIVSDKKHGKITMVVKMGFKNGKRYHFLLILMALISFALYLWMENYGWKQSFFMLAFAPLLIHLRKVMMTKDPGELDIELKKVALSTFLLALLFLISVNIFL, encoded by the coding sequence TTGGGAAACACAAAGGCTTGGGTACAGGCTGCTAGACTGCGCACACTTCCTCTTTCTTTATCAGGAATAATTGTGGGCACCGCTTTGGCCATGATAGAAGGTCAATTTGAACTGCCCATATTTATTTTGGCCTTGTTGACCACTGTTGGTTTTCAGGTAACCTCCAATTTTGCCAACGATTATGGCGACGGTGTTAAAGGAACGGACAATGAGGATAGAATTGGTCCCGCACGGGCAATACAAAGTGGCACCATTACCAAAAAGGCGTTAAAAAAAGGCATCGTTGTATCTATAATTATTAGTTTGTTGATTGCCTTGGCCCTTATTTATTTGGCCTTTGGTTTGGAAAATTTACCTTACATACTTCTTTTTTTATTATTGGGTCTATTGAGTATTTGGGCCGCCATTACATATACCGTAGGATCCAATGCGTATGGATATAGGGGTATGGGAGACCTTTTTGTATTCCTTTTCTTTGGTTTGTTGGGCGTGCTGGGCAGTATGTTCCTCTATACAAAATCTTTGGGATGGTCCTCGCTTTTGCCCGCAATCTCCATTGGGCTTTTGTGTGTAGCCGTATTGAACTTGAACAACCTCAGAGATATAGTCTCCGATAAAAAGCACGGCAAGATTACCATGGTGGTTAAAATGGGCTTTAAAAATGGAAAGCGCTACCATTTTCTTTTGATTTTGATGGCCTTGATCAGCTTTGCATTATATCTGTGGATGGAAAACTATGGTTGGAAACAATCCTTCTTTATGTTGGCCTTTGCGCCATTATTGATTCATTTACGAAAAGTGATGATGACCAAAGATCCGGGGGAATTGGACATCGAATTAAAAAAAGTAGCACTCAGCACTTTTTTATTGGCGCTATTATTCTTAATTTCTGTTAATATTTTTTTGTAA
- a CDS encoding chorismate-binding protein: MHYPENKGLEKILERGGACLENGLPFVIYRKPKQQELFAVFQLNDELKSSRDFTEKGFVFAPFNSEGKVVLIQPDEVWKGEFQSEKSQVTNNIFLDESGKDAHLELVENGIKEIEKGRLQKVVLSRKIEVSNTKSPVKIFKTLLNTYPNAFGYLFYHPKVGTWCGATPETLVRVKNKELSTMSLAATLPYIENENPKWGSKEIEEQQMVSEYIGDRLAHALERLDIDKAESVRAGNLWHLRSEVRGNMLPNLKVKEVIGALHPTPAVCGIPTREAQQFIQANENYKRTFYTGFLGELNLSSQGELSLFVNLRCMQLEDGKASIFVGGGITEASDPESEWIETQNKSKTMLGIL; the protein is encoded by the coding sequence TTGCACTACCCAGAAAATAAAGGCCTCGAAAAGATTTTAGAAAGGGGCGGGGCTTGTTTGGAAAACGGTCTACCCTTTGTGATTTACCGAAAACCCAAACAGCAGGAACTTTTTGCGGTTTTTCAATTGAATGATGAACTGAAATCATCTAGAGATTTCACGGAAAAAGGATTTGTTTTTGCCCCTTTTAATTCAGAAGGTAAAGTTGTTCTGATTCAACCTGATGAGGTTTGGAAAGGAGAGTTTCAATCGGAAAAATCTCAAGTCACAAATAATATTTTCTTGGATGAATCGGGGAAAGATGCCCATTTGGAATTGGTTGAAAATGGAATCAAGGAGATTGAAAAGGGCAGGCTTCAAAAAGTAGTGCTCTCTAGAAAAATAGAGGTATCCAACACAAAATCGCCCGTCAAAATCTTTAAAACACTTTTGAACACCTATCCGAATGCCTTTGGTTATCTTTTTTATCACCCCAAAGTAGGAACATGGTGCGGAGCCACTCCCGAAACCTTGGTGAGAGTGAAAAACAAAGAATTGAGCACCATGTCCTTGGCCGCCACATTGCCTTATATCGAAAACGAAAACCCCAAATGGGGCAGTAAGGAAATAGAGGAACAACAAATGGTTTCAGAGTATATTGGCGATAGGCTGGCACATGCCTTGGAACGGTTGGACATTGATAAAGCAGAATCGGTGCGGGCGGGCAACCTATGGCATTTACGGTCGGAAGTGCGCGGAAACATGTTGCCTAACCTAAAGGTTAAAGAAGTAATCGGGGCCTTACATCCAACTCCGGCAGTTTGTGGAATTCCCACAAGAGAAGCACAACAATTTATTCAAGCCAACGAGAACTATAAAAGAACTTTCTATACCGGTTTTTTGGGCGAATTGAACTTGAGCTCGCAAGGAGAGCTATCCTTGTTCGTAAACCTTCGTTGTATGCAACTGGAGGATGGTAAAGCCTCCATTTTTGTTGGGGGAGGAATTACCGAGGCATCCGACCCTGAAAGCGAATGGATTGAAACCCAAAACAAAAGCAAGACCATGTTGGGTATCTTGTAA
- a CDS encoding PaaI family thioesterase has product MNEHKEKILSVCNEICKGTLMETLDITYIDVGENFLLAKMPVTPKVYQPDGVLHGGASVALAESVGSAASYIFLDGQKFFVRGIEIAANHVRSIKEGFVYAKASMLHKGRTTQLWEIKITDEEGNLISNCKLTTIALPRK; this is encoded by the coding sequence ATGAACGAGCATAAAGAGAAGATTCTGTCCGTTTGCAACGAAATATGCAAGGGAACATTAATGGAGACGTTGGACATTACCTATATTGATGTCGGTGAAAATTTTCTTTTGGCAAAAATGCCCGTAACACCCAAAGTTTACCAGCCCGATGGGGTACTCCATGGTGGTGCTTCGGTGGCACTTGCCGAAAGTGTAGGAAGTGCAGCATCCTATATTTTCTTGGACGGACAAAAGTTTTTTGTTCGCGGCATTGAAATCGCAGCAAACCATGTTCGCTCCATCAAGGAAGGTTTTGTGTATGCCAAAGCATCAATGCTTCATAAAGGCCGAACCACCCAACTTTGGGAGATAAAAATTACCGATGAAGAGGGAAACCTTATTTCCAATTGTAAACTAACGACCATTGCACTACCCAGAAAATAA
- the menD gene encoding 2-succinyl-5-enolpyruvyl-6-hydroxy-3-cyclohexene-1-carboxylic-acid synthase, giving the protein MIYSNIPAAQTLVLYFKLRGVKNIVISPGSRNAPLTISFTKNSFFKCYSIVDERCAAFFAMGMAQHLQEPVAVICSSGSAMLNFYPAVAEAFYSDIPLIVVSADRPSYRIDIGDGQTIRQENVLEKHIGYSANLKQDVSHATDSISKFGKSLLNEKQEEIQSHNEREIAKALSVAFDEKYPVHINIPFEEPLYGRAEGASVQIKDKGEYLEQKSSNEENWVELAKVWKSNPRKMVLVGVNQPNAIEAEVLENLAQDPNTLVFTETTSNLHHPEFFESIDSIIAPIEKSKNRNELFKALQPELLVTFGGLIVSKKIKAFLREYGPKQHWHVDTKKANDTFYCLTKHIKTNPNQFFKRVVSENINPTNDYKAFWESKKNKYEAKRDVYLKEIPFSDFSVFDRIIKNIPKGYQVHLANSSTVRYAQLFPLDASLKVFCNRGTSGIDGTTSTAVGSSIYSKEPTVLFTGDLSFFYDSNAMWNNYMRPDFRIVLINNSGGGIFRILPGMEETEEFETFFETSHELSAKHLANMYGFEHINAQNKTELELGLVEFYSKSNRPKILEVATPRVLNNKILLGYFDFIS; this is encoded by the coding sequence ATGATATACTCAAATATACCCGCTGCACAAACCTTGGTTTTGTACTTTAAATTAAGGGGCGTTAAAAATATAGTTATCTCACCAGGGTCCAGAAATGCCCCTTTGACCATCAGTTTTACCAAAAACTCTTTTTTTAAATGTTATAGCATCGTAGATGAGCGTTGTGCCGCTTTTTTTGCTATGGGTATGGCGCAACATTTGCAGGAACCGGTTGCGGTAATCTGTTCATCGGGTAGTGCCATGTTGAATTTTTACCCAGCAGTTGCCGAAGCTTTTTATAGCGATATCCCCTTAATTGTGGTTTCTGCGGATAGGCCAAGCTACCGAATTGATATTGGTGATGGGCAAACGATCCGACAGGAAAATGTACTGGAAAAACATATTGGGTATTCAGCGAATTTGAAGCAAGATGTTTCCCATGCAACGGATTCCATTTCAAAATTTGGCAAATCATTATTAAATGAAAAGCAGGAAGAAATACAGTCGCACAATGAACGAGAAATTGCCAAGGCACTTTCGGTAGCTTTTGATGAAAAATACCCGGTACATATCAATATTCCGTTCGAAGAGCCTTTGTATGGCAGGGCAGAGGGGGCTTCGGTACAAATTAAAGATAAGGGGGAATACTTGGAACAAAAATCATCAAATGAGGAGAATTGGGTAGAATTAGCGAAGGTATGGAAGAGCAACCCACGGAAAATGGTTTTGGTGGGCGTGAATCAACCCAACGCCATTGAAGCGGAAGTATTGGAAAATTTGGCACAAGACCCAAATACTTTGGTGTTTACCGAAACCACATCCAATTTACACCATCCAGAATTCTTCGAAAGTATTGATAGTATTATTGCCCCAATTGAAAAGTCCAAGAACAGGAATGAACTTTTTAAGGCTTTGCAACCTGAACTTTTGGTAACTTTTGGAGGGTTGATCGTTTCCAAAAAAATAAAGGCTTTTTTACGAGAGTATGGGCCAAAACAACATTGGCATGTGGACACCAAAAAGGCCAACGACACTTTTTATTGCTTAACAAAGCACATCAAGACAAATCCCAATCAGTTTTTCAAAAGGGTTGTTTCAGAGAATATCAATCCAACAAACGATTACAAGGCGTTTTGGGAAAGCAAAAAGAATAAGTACGAAGCAAAGCGGGACGTCTATCTTAAGGAAATTCCATTTTCCGATTTTAGCGTTTTTGACCGTATCATTAAAAACATACCCAAAGGGTATCAGGTACACTTGGCAAATAGTTCCACGGTGAGGTATGCGCAGCTTTTTCCTTTGGATGCATCATTGAAAGTATTCTGCAACCGAGGCACAAGTGGTATAGACGGCACCACATCAACAGCAGTGGGAAGTTCTATTTACAGCAAAGAACCAACCGTATTGTTTACAGGCGACCTAAGCTTTTTTTACGACAGCAATGCCATGTGGAACAATTATATGCGTCCAGATTTTAGGATTGTTCTCATCAATAATTCGGGCGGTGGAATTTTTAGGATATTACCAGGTATGGAGGAAACGGAAGAGTTTGAGACCTTTTTTGAGACCAGTCACGAATTATCGGCCAAACACTTGGCCAATATGTACGGTTTTGAGCACATCAATGCCCAAAATAAAACAGAATTGGAGCTGGGTTTGGTGGAATTCTATTCAAAATCGAACAGACCGAAAATCTTGGAAGTCGCCACACCACGGGTTTTGAACAATAAAATTTTGCTTGGGTACTTCGATTTCATATCTTAG
- the menC gene encoding o-succinylbenzoate synthase: MKASYKKYTLNFKVPSGTSRGVMTQKETWYIILKDANAFGIGECGILRGLSVDDVPDYEQQLAWACDNIHLGKDELLRHLRAYPSIQFGLEQALLSLQSKDPFVLFPSDFTQKESPISINGLIWMGDEAYMLKQLEQKLNDGFGCIKMKIGAIDFEKEMDILKSIRNNFSPEEIELRVDANGAFSPKEAMDKLERLSTFKVHSIEQPIKAGQWNEMAKLCRKTPLPIALDEELIGVFDVTEKEELLQTIQPQYIILKPSLVGGINGSQEWIELAEKQNIKWWITSALESNIGLNAIAQYTYWLNTTMPQGLGTGSLFTNNIKSPLEVAEGKLFYRQANGWDMDLIQEICI, translated from the coding sequence ATGAAAGCAAGCTATAAAAAGTATACCCTCAATTTTAAGGTCCCCAGCGGTACCTCGCGCGGGGTAATGACCCAAAAAGAAACCTGGTACATCATCCTTAAAGATGCTAATGCATTTGGAATAGGAGAGTGCGGAATATTGCGCGGATTGAGCGTTGATGACGTGCCTGATTATGAACAACAACTTGCTTGGGCCTGCGATAATATCCATTTAGGAAAAGATGAATTGTTGCGTCATTTAAGGGCTTATCCATCCATTCAATTTGGACTTGAACAGGCCTTGTTGTCGTTACAATCCAAAGACCCGTTTGTGCTTTTCCCCTCCGATTTTACGCAAAAGGAATCCCCAATATCCATAAACGGCCTTATTTGGATGGGCGATGAGGCCTATATGCTAAAACAATTGGAGCAAAAACTGAACGATGGTTTTGGCTGCATCAAAATGAAGATAGGAGCCATTGATTTTGAAAAAGAAATGGACATTCTTAAGTCCATTCGCAATAATTTTTCACCAGAAGAAATAGAACTTCGAGTAGATGCCAATGGAGCGTTTTCACCTAAAGAAGCCATGGATAAATTGGAACGCTTGTCCACATTTAAAGTGCATTCCATAGAGCAGCCCATTAAAGCTGGACAATGGAACGAAATGGCCAAACTTTGCAGAAAAACTCCGTTGCCCATTGCCTTGGACGAGGAATTGATTGGAGTTTTTGATGTAACAGAAAAGGAAGAACTACTACAAACAATACAACCTCAATATATAATATTGAAGCCAAGTTTGGTGGGCGGAATAAATGGTAGCCAAGAGTGGATAGAACTGGCCGAAAAGCAAAACATAAAATGGTGGATTACGAGTGCGTTGGAAAGCAATATTGGGCTAAACGCCATTGCACAGTACACCTATTGGCTAAACACAACAATGCCCCAAGGATTGGGAACCGGTAGCCTATTTACCAATAATATTAAAAGTCCTTTGGAAGTAGCCGAGGGCAAGCTTTTTTACAGACAAGCAAATGGCTGGGATATGGATTTAATACAAGAAATATGTATATAG
- a CDS encoding alpha/beta hydrolase produces MSNTEKTVTYTTENTYLTQNELTQKTKNVWLVFHGIGYLSRYFVKYFNGLNTEENYIIVPQAPSKYYLKNEYKYVGASWLTKENTATEVKNVLNYIDAVLEAENLPEDVNLILFGFSQGVSIASRWLASKKANCKLVALYAGGIPNELTTDDFEFMDYSSTNIKIIYGNQDEFLTPERLKGEKIKIDKLFQGNAETTIFEGGHEVKPEIIKDLI; encoded by the coding sequence ATGTCCAACACAGAGAAGACTGTTACCTATACTACCGAGAATACCTATCTAACGCAGAATGAATTAACCCAAAAAACTAAAAATGTATGGTTGGTTTTTCATGGAATAGGCTATTTGAGCCGCTATTTCGTGAAGTATTTTAATGGTTTGAATACTGAGGAAAACTACATTATTGTTCCCCAAGCCCCATCCAAATATTATTTGAAGAACGAGTACAAATATGTTGGCGCCAGTTGGTTGACAAAAGAGAATACTGCCACAGAAGTTAAAAATGTACTTAACTATATTGATGCTGTTCTGGAGGCTGAAAATCTTCCAGAAGATGTGAATCTTATCCTTTTTGGGTTTTCACAAGGCGTTTCGATAGCTAGCCGATGGTTGGCAAGTAAAAAAGCAAATTGCAAGCTGGTTGCGCTATACGCAGGTGGTATTCCCAACGAACTTACCACTGATGATTTTGAGTTTATGGATTACAGTTCCACCAATATAAAAATAATTTATGGTAACCAAGATGAATTCTTGACCCCAGAGCGATTGAAAGGCGAGAAAATCAAAATTGACAAATTGTTCCAAGGCAATGCGGAAACTACCATATTTGAAGGTGGGCACGAAGTGAAGCCCGAAATCATCAAAGATTTAATTTAA
- a CDS encoding LytR/AlgR family response regulator transcription factor → MEHPIKILIVEDNVIIADDMQSMLEEIGYEIVDNVIVYEQAVDVLKNNHVDLVLIDIILASDKTGIDLGKHIRDTYNIPFIFVTSNSDRATVENAKTVKPDGYLVKPFEQQDLYTSIEIALSNFNYAKKGIDKVADEADEITSNSVLKDSIFVKKQHLYYRIQFCDIQFIKADNVYLEVNTADKKFLVRSPLKDYLEKLPKNKFYRAHKSYIVNVDHIDAINSKDIMINNNLIPISKDFKEFILSSMNS, encoded by the coding sequence TTGGAACATCCGATAAAAATTTTGATCGTAGAGGATAATGTCATCATTGCTGATGACATGCAATCCATGCTAGAGGAAATCGGCTATGAAATTGTCGACAATGTCATAGTATACGAGCAGGCAGTAGATGTATTAAAGAACAATCATGTTGATTTGGTGCTCATCGATATCATTTTGGCATCGGACAAAACTGGTATTGACCTTGGTAAGCATATCCGGGACACCTACAATATTCCTTTTATATTCGTAACATCCAACTCGGACCGGGCCACTGTTGAAAATGCAAAAACAGTAAAACCGGACGGATATTTGGTTAAACCTTTTGAACAACAAGACCTCTATACATCCATAGAAATTGCGTTATCCAACTTTAACTATGCCAAAAAAGGAATAGATAAAGTAGCGGACGAAGCAGATGAAATTACTTCCAATTCTGTTTTAAAGGATTCCATCTTTGTAAAGAAACAACATCTGTATTATAGAATCCAGTTTTGTGATATCCAGTTTATAAAAGCGGACAATGTTTATTTGGAAGTTAATACGGCGGATAAAAAGTTTTTGGTACGCTCCCCCTTAAAGGATTATTTGGAAAAATTGCCCAAGAACAAGTTCTATAGGGCCCATAAATCCTACATTGTGAACGTTGATCACATTGACGCCATCAACTCCAAGGATATTATGATCAACAATAACTTGATTCCGATTTCCAAGGATTTTAAAGAATTTATACTGTCCTCCATGAACAGTTAA
- a CDS encoding S1 RNA-binding domain-containing protein, with amino-acid sequence MIELGNYNTLKVLRSTSIGLFLGDDEGTEILLPNKYVPEDFEIDQDLEVFCYLDNAERPISTTLKPKIVRNGFAYLEVVEVGNYGAFLDWGLEKHLLVPFREQSERMEGGSKYIVHCYMDDESMRLTGSSRVDKFLSNENVEYEQNDQVDLLVYRKTPLGWEVIVDDRHKGLIFDSDIFKPISIGDRLRGFIKNIRDDKKIDISLQPIGAKMLEPTAKLIFDKLEENNGFLPLHDKSSPEEIKKILHLSKKAFKKGVGILYRQRKINIQDDGIHLL; translated from the coding sequence ATGATAGAATTGGGAAACTACAATACCCTTAAGGTGCTAAGAAGCACCAGTATAGGACTTTTTTTGGGAGACGATGAGGGCACGGAAATACTTTTACCGAACAAATATGTACCCGAAGATTTTGAAATAGATCAAGATTTGGAAGTATTCTGTTATTTGGATAATGCCGAACGCCCCATATCTACAACTTTAAAACCGAAGATTGTTCGAAACGGTTTTGCCTATTTGGAAGTGGTTGAAGTCGGGAATTACGGCGCTTTTTTGGATTGGGGGCTGGAAAAACACCTGCTTGTTCCCTTTAGGGAACAGTCCGAAAGAATGGAGGGGGGGAGCAAATACATTGTTCATTGTTATATGGATGATGAAAGCATGCGTCTCACTGGGTCTAGCCGGGTGGATAAGTTCCTTTCCAACGAAAACGTGGAATACGAACAGAATGATCAAGTTGACCTTTTGGTTTATCGGAAGACCCCGTTAGGTTGGGAGGTTATAGTGGATGACAGACACAAGGGACTTATATTTGATAGTGATATTTTTAAACCCATCTCTATTGGCGACCGTTTAAGGGGATTCATCAAAAATATAAGGGACGATAAAAAGATAGATATATCCTTACAGCCCATCGGTGCCAAAATGTTGGAACCAACGGCCAAATTGATTTTTGACAAACTTGAGGAGAACAACGGTTTTTTACCTTTGCACGATAAATCATCACCAGAGGAAATCAAGAAAATTTTGCACTTGAGCAAGAAGGCCTTTAAAAAAGGAGTGGGTATTTTATATCGACAACGTAAAATCAATATTCAGGATGATGGTATTCATTTGCTCTAA
- a CDS encoding SPOR domain-containing protein: MPFIEESDLLDLHKDIDKAQIINERLLDQIKFKNKDLRKIKLQRNILLGFVGLFVIGTLAITSFTAGLSSKQSFENQSNVLVSIDSLDVIKARIDNLRSQNEELSLVKEFYLAKEFLNKEKIYSVQVKSFVENNVTLASEALTNTLFVKTNPFYAYSLGNFETLEEAQKFRQQLVQMGFQDAFVASYKDGQRVKIEDPY; the protein is encoded by the coding sequence ATGCCTTTTATTGAAGAAAGCGATTTGTTGGACCTTCATAAGGATATAGATAAGGCCCAGATTATAAACGAAAGACTGCTCGATCAGATAAAGTTCAAGAACAAAGATCTTCGTAAAATTAAACTGCAGCGGAACATTCTTTTGGGTTTTGTGGGGCTGTTCGTGATTGGTACCTTGGCCATTACATCTTTTACTGCAGGCCTTAGTAGCAAGCAATCTTTCGAAAACCAAAGTAATGTACTTGTTTCCATAGATAGTTTGGACGTAATCAAGGCTAGGATAGATAACCTTAGGTCCCAGAACGAAGAGCTCAGCTTGGTAAAGGAGTTTTACTTGGCCAAAGAGTTTTTGAACAAGGAAAAAATTTATTCCGTTCAGGTAAAATCTTTTGTGGAAAACAATGTAACCTTGGCTTCCGAGGCATTGACCAACACCCTTTTTGTAAAGACCAATCCTTTTTATGCCTATTCCCTTGGTAATTTTGAAACCTTGGAAGAAGCACAAAAATTTAGGCAGCAATTGGTTCAAATGGGCTTCCAAGATGCATTTGTTGCATCGTACAAGGACGGTCAAAGAGTTAAAATAGAAGATCCATATTAA
- a CDS encoding histidine kinase dimerization/phosphoacceptor domain -containing protein: MGRYVKFLFTAVFFVFLFNSSAQNIVDEEESVLKEFQDTDQASQRFEVFFNSLDRYNVNSAYDWLDTIKIYLANAQKTQDTTASHLYRVMQAQVYNDLGEYDKSTALAMELYDIKDSLDADSQRIVLDVLDDNYANLQLFDKQIEIRKQKRELGLTNNVSFYDIYSNLGLYRKARNQYIMEVKPTIADNDSYGLAKYHSKVGNYLRLDDSAPTALSELKKAKAYLDVYVNDISTQKSESDIFESNLLKAEIEGNIAKCHVMLGEYEEAIPLLETSIETLNKSPDNKDQSEVVENTLYLAEANLQMDHFSAAKKYLDVEFDNISVLQTIKKNSLLAAFYDKVENYKNASIYYKRNERIKDSLSKKQSALIKQQLVTIVANEDLENSQRLIDEQKRINELARSEMKAKDERINLVFISLIFTLLGFAGLVYAYLKSIKNQRLIAEQKHIIENSLVEKDSLLKEIHHRVKNNLQMVSSLLSLQTKNTRSKAAIVALEEGKSRVKAMALIHQKLYQNDDLSVIEMQGYIESLINSVQSVYKKGGHNITITIDAEGTELDIDRAIPFGLILNELVSNSFKYAFPDNDDNGKIYIHLRKNGDQGYFEYTDNGIGLPEDTDERAHSSMGIRLINRLVNQLQSKLNIDREVEGVRFWFNFS, translated from the coding sequence ATGGGACGTTACGTAAAATTTTTATTTACCGCGGTATTTTTTGTTTTTCTTTTCAATTCATCTGCGCAGAACATTGTAGATGAGGAGGAAAGTGTCCTCAAAGAGTTTCAGGATACCGACCAAGCTTCTCAGCGGTTCGAGGTTTTTTTCAATTCCTTGGATCGGTACAATGTAAATTCTGCCTACGATTGGTTGGATACCATTAAAATTTATTTGGCCAACGCCCAAAAAACTCAAGATACTACAGCTTCGCACCTCTACCGAGTAATGCAGGCACAGGTGTACAACGATTTGGGCGAATATGATAAAAGTACTGCCCTGGCCATGGAATTGTACGATATTAAGGATTCTTTGGATGCTGACTCCCAGCGAATAGTTCTGGATGTCCTCGATGATAACTACGCCAACCTCCAATTGTTCGATAAACAGATTGAAATCCGAAAGCAAAAGCGTGAGCTGGGATTGACCAACAATGTTTCTTTTTACGACATCTACAGCAACCTAGGATTGTATAGAAAAGCTCGTAACCAATATATAATGGAGGTGAAGCCAACCATTGCGGACAACGATTCCTATGGTTTGGCAAAATACCATAGCAAGGTAGGCAACTATTTAAGGCTGGATGACTCTGCACCAACGGCCTTGAGCGAATTAAAAAAGGCAAAGGCCTATTTAGATGTTTATGTCAACGATATTTCTACCCAAAAAAGTGAATCGGACATATTTGAAAGTAACCTGTTAAAGGCAGAAATAGAAGGGAATATTGCAAAATGTCACGTAATGCTCGGCGAATATGAAGAGGCAATCCCACTTTTGGAAACCAGTATCGAAACCTTAAATAAATCACCGGATAATAAGGATCAAAGCGAAGTAGTGGAAAACACCCTTTACTTGGCCGAAGCCAATTTGCAAATGGATCACTTTTCCGCGGCAAAAAAATATTTAGACGTTGAGTTCGACAATATTTCGGTGCTACAAACCATAAAAAAGAACAGTCTGTTGGCCGCTTTTTACGATAAAGTAGAAAACTATAAAAACGCTTCCATTTACTATAAACGTAATGAAAGAATCAAGGATTCGCTATCCAAAAAACAATCGGCACTTATAAAACAACAATTGGTTACCATTGTTGCCAATGAAGACTTGGAAAACTCCCAAAGGCTTATAGATGAGCAAAAAAGAATAAACGAACTGGCCCGTAGCGAGATGAAAGCCAAGGATGAACGAATCAACTTGGTGTTTATTTCCTTGATATTTACCCTTTTGGGCTTTGCAGGATTAGTATACGCTTATTTAAAGAGCATCAAAAACCAACGTTTGATCGCGGAACAGAAGCATATTATTGAAAACTCCCTTGTGGAAAAGGATTCTCTTTTAAAAGAGATTCACCATAGGGTAAAGAACAATTTGCAAATGGTGAGCAGTTTGTTGAGCCTACAGACCAAGAACACGCGTAGCAAAGCTGCGATTGTGGCTTTGGAAGAAGGCAAGAGTAGGGTAAAGGCTATGGCCTTGATTCATCAAAAGTTATATCAGAACGATGATCTTTCGGTGATAGAAATGCAAGGATATATTGAGAGTTTGATCAACAGTGTACAATCCGTTTATAAAAAAGGAGGCCACAACATCACCATTACCATTGATGCAGAAGGAACCGAACTGGACATTGATCGGGCCATTCCCTTTGGTTTGATTTTGAACGAACTCGTATCCAATTCTTTCAAGTACGCCTTTCCCGATAACGATGATAACGGTAAAATCTACATCCACTTACGTAAAAATGGTGATCAAGGCTATTTTGAATATACTGATAACGGAATAGGGCTTCCAGAAGATACCGATGAACGTGCCCACTCCTCCATGGGTATTCGTCTTATCAACCGATTGGTGAATCAACTTCAATCCAAATTAAACATAGATAGGGAAGTAGAAGGAGTACGGTTCTGGTTCAACTTTAGTTGA